The Allostreptomyces psammosilenae sequence GTAACTATAACCATCCTAAGGTAGCGAAATTCCTTGTCGGGTAAGTTCCGACCTGCACGAATGGCGTAACGACTTCTCGACTGTCTCAACCATGGGCCCGGTGAAATTGCATTACGAGTAAAGATGCTCGTTTCGCGCAGCAGGACGGAAAGACCCCGGGACCTTTACTATAGCTTGATATTGGTGTTCGGTTCGGCTTGTGTAGGATAGGTGGGAGCCGGTGAAGTCGCGTCGCTAGGCGTGGTGGAGGCGTTGTTGAAATACCACTCTGGTCGTGCTGGATGTCTAACCTGGGTCCGTGATCCGGATCAGGGACAGTGTCTGGTGGGTAGTTTAACTGGGGCGGTTGCCTCCTAAAGGGTAACGGAGGCGCCCAAAGGTTCCCTCAGCCTGGTTGGCAATCAGGTGTTGAGTGTAAGTGCACAAGGGAGCTTGACTGTGAGACTGACGGGTCGAGCAGGTGCGAAAGCAGGGACTAGTGATCCGGCGGTGGCTTGTGGAAGCGCCGTCGCTCAACGGATAAAAGGTACCCCGGGGATAACAGGCTGATCTTCCCCAAGAGTCCATATCGACGGGATGGTTTGGCACCTCGATGTCGGCTCGTCGCATCCTGGGGCTGGAGTTGGTCCCAAGGGTTGGGCTGTTCGCCCATTAAAGCGGTACGCGAGCTGGGTTTAGAACGTCGTGAGACAGTTCGGTCCCTATCCGCTGTGCGCGTAGGAGTCTTGAGAAGGGCTGTCCCTAGTACGAGAGGACCGGGACGGACGAACCTCTGGTGTGCCAGTTGTTCTGCCAAGGGCATGGCTGGTTGGCTACGTTCGGGAGGGATAACCGCTGAAAGCATCTAAGCGGGAAGCTTGCTTCGAGATGAGGACTCCCACCCACGTGATGGGTTAAGGCTCCCGGTAGACGACCGGGTTGATAGGCCGGGTGTGGAAGCACTGTGAGGTGTGGAGCTGACCGGTACTAATAGGCCGAGGGCTTGTCCATAGGTGCTACGCGTCCACTGTGTGGTTCTGGAGCAATGACCAGGACCAGTGTTAAGTGAATAATTTGCTGGTTGCCTTGTGTTCCCAAGGTTTCCGGTGGTCATAGCGTGAGGGAAACGCCCGGTTACATTCCGAACCCGGAAGCTAAGCCTTACAGCGCCGATGGTACTGCATGCGGGAGTGTGTGGGAGAGTAGGACGCCGCCGGAATATTTGTGAAGGGGTGTGGCCCCGACCGATTTGGTTCGGTCGGGGCCACACCCCTTTTTCGCGTTTCCCCGCGTGGCGGTTCCGGAACTGGGCCTCGATGGGGCCTAGGGTGATTTGTCGTGGATGTCCTTATGTTGGTGACCACCGACGTCGCCCATGACAGCCGGGTCACACGTGAGGCGACGGCTCTCGCGTCCGCCGGTTATCGGGTCCGCGTGATCGGCAGAGACGTGCCACCGGACTATCGCCCTCCGGCCGGCGTCGAGGTGGTCAGCGCCTCGGGCGGCAGTGGACTCGACGTCGTGCGGGCATTCACCGGTGGGGTTTCGCCCGTACGGGTGATGGCGTCGGCCACCCCCGCGTTGACCGGCCCGCCCGGTGGTGTCCCCTTCCCGCGATCCAGGGTCGGCCAGCCGGTCACCCGCGCGCTGCGGTGGACGCTCCTGCCGAGCCACCGCCAGCGGGTCTGGCGCAAGTGGGCGGCCGGGGCCCGGGAACTGGCCCGGGAGGTCTCCTACGACGTCGTGCACTGCCACGACTTCAACACGCTGCCGCTCGGCGCGGAGCTGGCGGAGCGGGCGGGTGCCCGCCTGGTGTACGACGCCCATGAGTGGTGGTCGGGACGGCAGCGGCACGGCCGCCCGGACCCCTGGCGCAGGCGTCGGGAGCTGCTCCAGGAGCGGGCCCTGGCGGCGCGGGCCGACCTCGTGGTCACGGTCTCGGAGGGCATCGCGGCACGGCTGGGACGGTGGTGCACCTCTCCCGTGGTGATCGTCCGCAACACCTTCCCCCAGGCGGGCCGGGGCCCGCAGCCCCGCCCGCCCGGGCTCGCGCCGAGCGCTCTGGTGTACGCGGGCCGCATCGGAGCCGGACGGGACCTGGAGACGCCGCTGCGCGCCATCCCCAGCCTGCCCGGCCTGGCGCTGCGGCTGATCGGCCCCGCCGACCCCCGTTACGCGGAGGAGCTCGCGGCCCTGCGGGGGGAGGGGGTGGAGATCCTGCCTCCACGTTCCGTGGACGCAGTCGACGCCGAGTTCCGCGCCGGGGGCCTGTGCCTGGTGACGCTGACCAACAGCTGCGACAACCACCGGCTGGCCCTCCCCAACAAGCTGTTCCACGCCGTGCGGGCCGGTGTTCCGGTGATCGCCGCGGACCTCCCGGAGATGTCCCGGATGGTGCGTCGCTTCGGCATCGGGGAGCTGTACCGCCCCGGTGATCCGGTCTCCTTCCGCCAGGCGGTGGAGCGTGCTCGGGAGGGGTACCCGGCCCTGGCGCAGGCGGTCGGCGCGGCGCGGAGCGTCCTGGCCTGGGAGCGTGACGCCGAGGTGCTGCTCACGGCCTACCAGGACGCGGTGCGACGGCCGTGACCGCCGCCCTCCGGGACGACGGCGCGGGGGCGGCGGGTCGCCGGGTCGCCATGCTGGTCGGCAACGGGGTGCGGGGCGACTCCCGGGTCCAGAAGGTGGCGCGTTCGATGGCCGACCGGGGGTGGGAGATCGTCCTCTTCGGCCGGTCCGCCACGGGGCGCACGGAACGCTTCGTGATCGGCCGCGCCTCGGTGCTGCTGCTGCCCGTGCCACGGGTGGTCTCCGGCTACGACAGGGCCAGGGTCCGCCGCCCGCTGCCGGATCCGGCGGTCCGCGCCGCGTACCGCGAGGCCCGTGCCCTCCTCGCCCGGTGGGACGCGTGGGACTCCGGTGGACGGGGTGACGCCCTGCGCGCCGCCTCGCGTGGCTGGCTGGCCCGGCATCCGGCGGCGGACGCGCTCGCCGCCGTGCTGGGAAGCGGGCCGCTGGCCGGCCCGCTGCGGCACGCCGGCACCGCCGTCGCCGGCCTGGTCGGACGCGGCGGCGGGTGGCGCGCCCTCAACCCGTGGCTGCGCGACCTGGAGCTGGCGTTCTCACCAGCGGTCAGCGCGTTCCGACCCGACCTCATCCACGCCCACGACTTCCACATGGTCGGGATCGGCGCGCGGCTGGCGAGGCGGCTGAGCACGCCCGCCCGCACCGTGCGCTGGGTCTACGACGCGCACGAGTACCTGGCCGGCGTGGAGGTCCCGCGCCGGGGCGACCCGCGCGGCCGGCTCCGCCGCCGCATGCTGCTCGGCGTGGAGGCCGAGCACATCCGCCGGGCCGACGCCGTCGTCACCGTCTCCGAGGCCATCGCGGAACGGCTCCGCCGTGACCACGCGCTCCCCGTCCTCCCGCGGGTGGTGCTGAACGCGCCCTGGCGGCCCCCGGCGGCGGCGAACGCCGCGGGCGAGGCCCGCCCGTCGGTGCGGGCCGTGGTGGGCCTGCCCGACGAGGTGCCGCTGCTGCTGTACAGCGGGGGGCTGGCGCCCCGCCGAGGACTCGCGACGGTCGTCCGGGGGCTCGCCGCGCTCCCCGGCGTCCACCTGGCCCTGGTGGCCCGGGACGACGACCCGGACCTCGCCGGGCTGCTCGACCTCGCCGAGCACGAGGGGGTGCGCGGACGGATCCACCCCGCGCCGTACGTCGCGCCGGAGCGGGTCGTCGACTACTTCGAGTCGGCGACCATCGGCCTGGTCCCGATCCTGCACCGCCCCAACCACGAGCTCTCGCTCATCACCAAGTACTTCGAGTACCTCCACGCGCACCTGCCCGTCGTCACCAGCGACGTGCGCCACATGGCGGAGACCACCCGCCGGCTGGGCGTCGGGGAGGTCTTCCGCGCGGGCGACCCCGAGGACTTCGCCGCCGCCGTCCGCCGGGTGCTCACCCACCTGGAGCGGTACCGCCGTCGCTACTCCGACCGGGTCACCGACCCCGCCGCCCGGTACCGCTGGGAACCGCAGGCGGACGCGCTGCACGCCCTGTACCGGCGGCTGCTGTGCGCGGCGGAGCCGGCCGCCGCCGGCTGAGGGCGCGCCCGGTCTCCGCGGAGCCGGCCGGACCGGCGGGGCGTCACCCGAACGGACATGAGAGCGGGTGGAGCGGTTGCCGCCGCCATCCGGACGTGTGGCAATGGCTGGGGGGACCACCGGACGGCCGGGGAGACCCGGCCCGCCCGCCGCACCGCCGACCGGGGCTGACCGACCGCCGGAGGTTCCACGATGCGACGCGACACCACCACCCCCCGTCAGACCCGCGCCCGGTACCGCCCCCCCACATCCGGCCTCGGCACGTCACCCGCCCTCCGGGCCATCCGCTCCGGGAAGGGCCGGGCCGCCGCGGCCGGTTTGGGCCAGGCGAGTCCGGGTCAGGCCGCGCCGGCCCAGGGGACCACGGCTCCGGCCGGGCAGGCCCAGGCCGTGCCGGGGCGGGACGTTCCGGAGGGCCCGCGCGGCCGCCGGCCCCGGCGGGCGGTGCCCTCCCCGGTGCTGTACCTGGCCTGGGGCGCCGCCCGCGCCGAGGAGGTGCGGCGGGAGGTCGACGTGCTGATCGGCGCCGGTGCCCGCGTCGACCTGCTCACCGCCCCGGACGCGGACTGGAGCGGCGTCCCGCTGCACCGGCGGCTGCGCGTGCACCGGGTCCGGCTGCCGGAGGAGGGCCGGCACCTGCTGCCACGGCTGGAGCAGGCGCTGGTGTACGGGGCGCCGCACGGGGCGCTGCGGATGGCCCGCCGGGGCGTGCACCGGCTCGCCCGCCTGCCCGGCACCGCGGCCTCCGCCGGACCGGCGGCGGGACGCCTGCTGACCGGGATCGACGAGTGCTGGCGGTCCCGGGCCGACCGGGTGCACCGCCAGGCGTTCCTCCCGTTCTACCGGGCGCTGCACGAGCGCTTGCTGCGACGGGAGACGCTGCGCGCGCTCGCCCGGCAGACCCGGCTGCCCCGGCCGGAACTGGTGATCGTCGGTGACGCGGCGTCGCTGCGGCCCGCGGCGGCGCTCGCCGCGGCCTACCCCACCCTGTGCTTCGTGCACGGCCCCGACCGCGACCGCTGGTGCGACCGCGACGCCGTGGCGCGCCCCGCCCCGGCCGGTACCGGCTCCACCGGCGCCACCTCCGCCGACGCGGCCTCCACCGGTGGCGGGGCCGCCCCCGGGGCCGTCGCCCCCGGCGCCCCGGCGGCCGGGGCCCGGGAGGCCGACGCGGAAGGGGTGACCAGCCCGTGACCCGGCCGACTCGCGCCACGCCCCGCCCGCCCCGGGCGCTGTACCTGGCCTTCTACTTCCCGCCCTCCCGGGCCAGCGGGGTGTTCCGCGCCCGGGCCACCGCCAACCTGCTGGCCGAACGCGGCTGGGAGGTCACCGTCCACTCCGCCCCACGGGAGTTCTTCGCCCGGTACATCGACTCCTACGACGCCTCCCTGGAGGCGTCCGTGCACCCGGCGGTGCGGGTGGAGCGGCCGCCGATGAGCTACTTCCGCTGGGAGCGCGACCTGCGGCGGTACGGGCCGCTGCGGGCCAACCTCCCGGTGCTGGCCAACGCCGCCTACAACTGGGCGCAGGCCAACGTCTTCCCGGAGCACTACGCGTCCTGGATCCCCCACGTGCTGCGCCACGCGCTCCGCGCGCACCTGCGCCGGCCGTTCGACGTGGTGATCGCCAGCGGCAACCCCTTCGCCTCCTTCGCCGCCGCCTGGCTGATCGGGCGGCTGACCCGGGTGCCGTACGTGCTGGACTACCGGGACGCCTGGACGTTCAACCAGTTCACCGAGGAGCTCAAGTTCCCGCCGCGCAGCCGGGCCTGGGAGTGGGAGGCGCGGGTGCTCCGGGACGCCGCCGAGGTGGTCTTCGTCAACGAGGGCATGCTGCGCTGGCACGCCGAGCGGTATCCGTTCGCGGCCGGGCGGATGCGGGTGGTGCCCAACGGGTGGGAGCCGGAGATCCTCGGCGCCGCGTCCGGGGCGGCCACGGCGGGGGAGGCGTCCGGCGGCGGCCGTCGGCCCGGCCCGCTCCGCTTCGGCTACCTGGGCACGGTCACCTCCTACATGCCGCTGGAGGAGCTGTTCGACGGCTGGCGGCTCGCCCGGGCCCACCCGGAACTCGCCGACGCCGAACTGCTGGTCCACGGGCACCTGGGCTTCTTCCCGCACGACGCGGCGCCGCTGATGGAGCGCATCCCCACCGGGGAGGGCCTCGGCGTGAGCTACCGGGGCCCGGTGGAGAAGGCCCGGGTCGGCGAGGTCTACCGGGACCTGGACGTCCTGCTGTTCTGTGTGCCCGGCGCCCGTTACGTGACGACCGGCAAGGTGTTCGAGTACATGGCCACGGGCAAGCCGGTGGTCTCCGTGCACCGCCCCGGGATCGCGGCCGAGGAGGTGCTGCGCGGATACCCCCTGTGGTTCGCCGGCGAGGAGCTGGACGCCGCCGACGTCGCCGCCTCGATGGTCGCCGCGGCCCGCGCGGCCCGCACCCTCACCCCGGCACGGACCCGGGCGGCCCGGGCCCACGCCGCGCGCTTCACCCGCGCCGCGACGCTCACCCCGTGGGAACGCCGGCTCCGCGCCCTGGCCGCGTCGCGCGGAGCGCAGGTCGGGGCGGCTTCCGGATCGGACGCGGGAACCGGTGCCGACGCCGGAGAACGCCTCCTGCACGGGGAGGGGGCGCGGCGATGAGGGTGCTGTGTCTGGCCTTCGGCACCTACCGCACGCGGGCGGTGCGGGTGTACACCGACCGGCTGCTGGAACGGGGCGCCCGGGTGCACCTGGTGGTCACCGACCCGGCGGACTGGGCGGAGGCCGAACTGGATCCCGCGGTGCGGGTACACGGGCTCGCCCCCCTGCTGGCCCGGCACCGGGCCGCCGCCCAGTGGCTCCCCGCCCGGTTCGCCGACCGCGCCTACCGGCGGGCCGAGCCGCTGCTGCTGTGGCGGGCCGCCAGGCGCAGGGTGCTGGGCGCCGTCGACTTCGACGCGCTGGACCTGCTGCTGCTCGGTGACGCCCACGCCGCGCCGCTGGCCTGGGAGGTGCGGCGGCGCCGTCCCGACCTGCCGATCGCGGTCCACGTGCCGGCCGCCGCCGCGACACCGGCGGACCGTCGACCTCAAGGGGAACTCCGTGCCTGACCACACCGCCGACCCCCACCGGACGCCCACCGGGCGCTCCGGCCGACGGCTCGCCGTGGTGACCCCGTGGTACCCGTCCGAGAACAACCCGTTCGCCGGCGCCTTCGTCCAGGCCGCAACGGCGGCGGTCGCGCCCCGGTTCGCGGAGGTGGACGTCTACCACCCGGAGGACTGGGCCGGCCCCGCCCGACCGCTGCACGCCGAGGTGGTCCGCACCGCGCTGGAGCGGCTGGTCGGCCGCCCCGGCCGGGCCCCGGTCGGCATCGAGCCCGTGCCGCTGCCGGAGGGCCGGCTCACCCGGGTGCCCGTGCCGGTGTTCCCGCGCCGGGACTACGCGGCCTGGGGGCTGGCCCACGAGCGTGCGCTGCGCTCCGTGCTGCCGACCGGCCGCGTCGAGGCCGAGGTGGTGCACGCGCACGTCGGCGTCTACGGCGGCTGGGCCGCCACCCGGCTCGCCCGGCCGGACGCCCGCGTGGTGCTGACCGAGCACGCCACCTTCCTGCGCCGGGTGCTCCGCCAGCCGGAGGCGCGACGCATGTACGAGGAGGTGCTGGAGCGGGTCGAGGTGCTGATGTGCGTCGGCGGGTACCTGCGTGGACAGCTCGCCGGGTACTTCCCCCGGCACGCGCACAAGTTCCGCATCGTGCCCAACGTCGTGGACTTCGCGGCGCTGCCGCCGCGCCCCGAGCCCGTGCGCGCCCTGGACCGCTGGCTGTTCGTCGGCCGGCTGATCGAGCAGAAGGGCGTGCCGGTGCTGCTGGAGGCCTTCGCCTTGGCGGCCCGGGAGAACCCGCGGGCCACCCTCACCCTGGTCGGATCCGGGAGGTTGGAGGAGGCCCTGCGGGCCCGCGCGGACGAACTCGGCCTGGCCGGACGGGTGCGGTTCCTCGGGCCGGTGCCGCCACAGGAGATCGCGGCCTGCCTGCACGCCCACGACCTGCTGGTGCACGCCAGCCGTTTCGAGACCTTCGGCATGACCGTGGTGGAGGCGGTCGCCACCGGCACCCCCGTGCTGGTGACCCGCAGCTACGGGCCGGAGGAGACGCTGGCCGGACTAGACGGCGTGGCCGGCCGGCTGGTGGACGTCAGCGACGACCCGCACGTCCTGCTGGAGGGCTACCGGTGGCTGCGGGCCGGGCTGGGGCGGCTGGACATGGCGCGCGCCCGCGCGGTGCTGCGCGACCGCTACGGGGCCGAGGCGGTGGCCGACCGGCTGGCCGCCGTCTACGCGGGGCGGGAGCCGGCGCCCGTGCCCGGCGTGGAGGCCCCGGGGGACGACGGAGCCGTCGGCGCCGCCGTACCGGAGGCGGCCGGACGCACCAGCGTGTCGGGCGGCGTGCCGGGGGAGGGGGCGACGGCCGTGCCGCACCGGCCGGCGGTGCAGCCCTCAGGGCCGGAGGGAGACAGCGTCCCGGAGGGGGCCGGCGGGGAGCCGATGGCCGGTGAGCCGCCGGAACCCCCGGCGGGGGCGTCGGGGGTGGCGGGGGGCGACTCGACACGGCGCGCCCCGGGCACGCCGGTGACCGCCCCGGGGGCCGGCGCGGCACTCAGCGCGCCCGCGGCCGCGACGGACCCCGCCGACTGGTCGATTCCGGCGGTGCTGGCGCGGTGGGCGGTCCCGGTGGGTCCGGTGGAGCCGGCTTCCCCGGCTTCCCCGGCGGCTGCGACGGCTTCGGGGGCGACGGTTTCGGCGGGGGCGGTGGCCCCGGCCGCCGGCGTGGAGGCACAGGCGCCGGCGCGGGTGGTGCTGCTCGCCCTCAACACCCAGCGGGCACGGCGGATCAAGAACCACGCCGCCTACCTCGTGGCGCGGGGAGTGGCGGTCGATCTGGTCACCGTCCACGCCGACCCCTGGCGCGAACTCGGTCTCGATCCCCGTGTGCGGATCTTCACGCTGCGGGAGGGCGAGGGGCGCCACCCGATCCCCCGGGGCGAACGCCTGCTGGCCTACCGGGTGCCGCGCAAGGCCCTCGCGCTGCTGCGCACCCGGGTGGACGCCACGCCTCGTGGCCGGCGCGTGGAACTGGCCGCCGCCGTGCTGGAGATGGCGCACACCCGCGTCGCGGACGCCTTCCACCGCAAGCTGTTCATCCGAGCCTACCGGGTGATCCGGCCGTACCTGCTGTGGCGGGTGGCCAGGGCCCATGTGCTGGAGCGGCTGCGCGCGGAGCGGGCCGACCTGGTGGTGGTGTGCGACGCCAACGCCATTCCGATCGGCTGGCACCTGGCCCGGCGGCATCCGGAGCTGGAAGTGAGCCTGTCGCTGGACCGTGAACGGTTCGCGGCGCGCACGGTGGTCGACCCGGGCGTGGACCCGTCCCGGTTCGCCGCCCCGGTGGAGCCGCGCCCGGTGGAGCCGCGCCCGGGGGAGGACGATGCCCGCCCCGGGGCGGACGCGCGTCCCGGGACGGATCGGCGGGCACGGCCGGTTCCCGGGCGGGGCTCGCGCGGCGGCGTTCCGGGCGTCGCGGCCGCCGACGTCACGGCCTCGGAGGCCACGGCCTCGGAGGTCGCGGCCTCGGAGGTCGCGCTTGCGGAGAGCGCGGCCGCGGACGGAACGTCGCGCGCGGCGCGTCGGCCGCGGGGAGCCGGCGGCGCCCCCTCGGGGCCGCGCCCCACAGGGCCGCACCGTGACGGCGGCCTCGCCGACGCCACCCCCCACACCGACTCCTGAGGGCCGCCATGGGAACCCCCACCACCGAGGGACGGCGAGAGCGGGGCGAGGGCCCGGCGCGCCGGAGGCGGAACCGTCGCCGGCCGGCCGGGGTGGAGGGCCCCGTGCCGGCAGCCGGGACCGGTGGGACCAGCCCAGGAGGGCCGGGTGCGGCCGGCCGGGTGGACGTCACCGTCCTGAGCAGCGGGCACCACGTGGCGGACGCCCGGCTGCACCGGCACTGCGCGGCCCTGCTGCGCGCCGGGCTGCGCGTGGAGGTGCTGGCCCGCGGGGAGGTCCACGACGCGCCCGAGGGGACGGTCTTCCGCCCGTTGCCCGGCCCCACCGTGACCCCGGGTGTGCTGCCCGCGCTCGCCGTGCGGGGGGTGCGGGCGCTGTCCCTGCCGCTGCTGGCCCGCGGCCGGGTGGTGCTGACCCTCGACCCGGACCTGGTGCCGGCGGCCCGGCTGCGCCGTGCCCTGGCCTGTGGTGCCGGCCGCCGCCTGGTGGTGGACGTGCACGAGGACTACGCGGCGCTGCTGGACGACCGGCCCTGGGCCACCGGCGCGGCCGGGCGGCTGGCGCGCTGGTGGGCGCGCGCCGCCACCGCTCTGAGCCGGGAGGCCGATCTGACCGTCGTCGCCGACGACCACGTTCCGCCGCGCACCGCCGCCCGCCGCCTGGTGGTCCGCAACCTGCCCGACTGGGCGCTGCTGCCCGCCCCGCCCGCCGAGGCCCCACCGCCCGGGCCTCCGCGCGCCCTGTACGTGGGCGACGTGCGGGCCAGTCGAGGGCTGTTCACCATGCTGCGGGCGCTGGAACGGGCTCCGGGCTGGCGGCTGGACGTCGTCGGGCCGGTGAGCGCCGCCGACGAGGAGGAGCTGCGCCGCTGGACCGCGCGCTCGCCGGCGGCCTCCCGGGTGTGCCTCCACGGCCGCAGGCCGCCGCGGGAGTCCTGGCGGCTGGCCGAGCGTGCCTGGGTCGGCCTGTCGCTGCTCGGGGACACCCCGGCCTTCGGACGGGCGGTGCCGTCGAAGGTGTACGACTACCTGGCCTGCGGGCTTCCCGTTCTCACCACGCCGCTGCCCCGGGCCGCCGAGGTGGTCACCCGGGCGGGCTGCGGGCGGGTGGTGGGCTCGGCGGAGCAGGCCGCCCGACTGCTGGAGCGGTGGGGTGGCGGCGGTGCCGGCCGGGCGGAGTACCGGGCATTGCGCGCGGCGGCCGTCGGATGGGCCCGGCGGCAGCGCGGGCCTTGGACGCCCTACGACGAACTGGCGGCGGCCGTGCTCTCGCTGCTGGACCGGGGCGGTCCCGCGCGCTGACGGCCGGGCCGGCACCTGGGGCGCCCTCTGTGTGTGTTTGGGGGGACGGACGTCGGGCGGTCGGGCACCGGCGGAGCGGCCGCGGCGGAGCCGGGGCCCGGGTGAGGGGCGCCTGGCCGCCTGGCGGAGCGTGGCCGTGGCCCGTGGGCAGTGCCGTCGGGAGGCAGCGGGGAGGGGGCCGCAGGGCGCTCCCCGGGAAATCAGGGGCATGCCGTGGACATGCCGCCAGGGGAGCCCGGGTGGGTCCCCCCGATTTCCATGATCGCATGAGGCGGTTACCCGGTGCAGCCCCCCATGTGTGGCCTGTGGATAACCACGTGGCGGCACATGGGGACGGCGCCGGGCGGGGAGGGGGTGGTTCGCAGGCAGGTCGCCGCGAGGCCGCGTCCCGGGGGCCTGCAGCCCGGTGGCGGGGTGGACGGGCAACGCCCTTCTCGGGCGGCGGGGGAACGGATGGGCCTTCAGGGGGACGGTGGGGCACGCCAGGGGACCCTCGCGGGGGCGGGGACGGGGGCCATTGGTCGTGCGGGGGAGGGTGGTGCGCCTTCACGGGGGCGGCGGGGCGCGCCCGGGCGCCTTCACGGGCGGGGGCGGGACGGGCTGTGGTGCCTTCCCGTGCGGCGGGACGGGGCCGCTCCTCCAGGGGGCGGCGGGGCGGGGGCGGGCGGCTCGGGGTGGAACGCATCGGCGGGTGCTCTGCTGGTGGTGGGGGCGGGCTTGGCGGGAGACCTGCGGGTTCGGCCTTCACCCGGGTGCAGCAGTGCGACGGTCCGCCGGGCGGCGCGGAGGTGCGGGGCGCACCAGAATCGATTCCACGGCGAGTGACGCGACGCCCACGCGACGTCGCCGTTCTGCGGAGCCCGGCACGGGGACCGCGCCGGGCTCCGCGACCGCCCCGCGGGCGGAACCCCGACAGTCAGGAGGACCAGCGAGTGAACACTCGGGTCATGGCGGGCGCCGACGTGGACGAGCGCGCCGAACTCGGCGAGGGAACCACCGTCTGGCATCTCGCCCAGGTACGGGAGGACGCCCGGCTCGGCCGCCGCTGCACCGTCGGACGGGGCGCCTACGTGGGCGCCGGCGTCCGCATCGGCGACGACGTCAAACTGCAGAACCACGCCCTGGTCTACGAACCCGCGCGGCTTGCCGACGGCGTCTTCGTCGGCCCCGCCGCCGTCCTCACCAACGACCAGTACCCCCGCGCCGTCGATCCGGACGGCCGGCTCAAGCAGGCCGACGACTGGGAGGCCGTCGGCGTCACCGTGGAGACCGGTGCGTCGATCGGTGCCCGGGCGGTGTGTGTGGCGCCGCTGCGCGTCGGCGCCTGGGCGATGGTCGCGGCCGGCGCCGTGGTCGTCCACGACGTGCCCGACTTCGCCCTGGTCGCGGGTGTCCCGGCGCGCCGGATCGGCTGGGTGGGGCGGGCCGGCCGCCGGCTGAAGCCGGACGGCGAGGGCCGCTGGGTCTGCCCGGTGACCGGCGCCCGCTACGTCGAACGCCCGGCCACCGC is a genomic window containing:
- a CDS encoding glycosyltransferase translates to MLVTTDVAHDSRVTREATALASAGYRVRVIGRDVPPDYRPPAGVEVVSASGGSGLDVVRAFTGGVSPVRVMASATPALTGPPGGVPFPRSRVGQPVTRALRWTLLPSHRQRVWRKWAAGARELAREVSYDVVHCHDFNTLPLGAELAERAGARLVYDAHEWWSGRQRHGRPDPWRRRRELLQERALAARADLVVTVSEGIAARLGRWCTSPVVIVRNTFPQAGRGPQPRPPGLAPSALVYAGRIGAGRDLETPLRAIPSLPGLALRLIGPADPRYAEELAALRGEGVEILPPRSVDAVDAEFRAGGLCLVTLTNSCDNHRLALPNKLFHAVRAGVPVIAADLPEMSRMVRRFGIGELYRPGDPVSFRQAVERAREGYPALAQAVGAARSVLAWERDAEVLLTAYQDAVRRP
- a CDS encoding glycosyltransferase family 4 protein, translating into MTAALRDDGAGAAGRRVAMLVGNGVRGDSRVQKVARSMADRGWEIVLFGRSATGRTERFVIGRASVLLLPVPRVVSGYDRARVRRPLPDPAVRAAYREARALLARWDAWDSGGRGDALRAASRGWLARHPAADALAAVLGSGPLAGPLRHAGTAVAGLVGRGGGWRALNPWLRDLELAFSPAVSAFRPDLIHAHDFHMVGIGARLARRLSTPARTVRWVYDAHEYLAGVEVPRRGDPRGRLRRRMLLGVEAEHIRRADAVVTVSEAIAERLRRDHALPVLPRVVLNAPWRPPAAANAAGEARPSVRAVVGLPDEVPLLLYSGGLAPRRGLATVVRGLAALPGVHLALVARDDDPDLAGLLDLAEHEGVRGRIHPAPYVAPERVVDYFESATIGLVPILHRPNHELSLITKYFEYLHAHLPVVTSDVRHMAETTRRLGVGEVFRAGDPEDFAAAVRRVLTHLERYRRRYSDRVTDPAARYRWEPQADALHALYRRLLCAAEPAAAG
- a CDS encoding glycosyltransferase, yielding MTRPTRATPRPPRALYLAFYFPPSRASGVFRARATANLLAERGWEVTVHSAPREFFARYIDSYDASLEASVHPAVRVERPPMSYFRWERDLRRYGPLRANLPVLANAAYNWAQANVFPEHYASWIPHVLRHALRAHLRRPFDVVIASGNPFASFAAAWLIGRLTRVPYVLDYRDAWTFNQFTEELKFPPRSRAWEWEARVLRDAAEVVFVNEGMLRWHAERYPFAAGRMRVVPNGWEPEILGAASGAATAGEASGGGRRPGPLRFGYLGTVTSYMPLEELFDGWRLARAHPELADAELLVHGHLGFFPHDAAPLMERIPTGEGLGVSYRGPVEKARVGEVYRDLDVLLFCVPGARYVTTGKVFEYMATGKPVVSVHRPGIAAEEVLRGYPLWFAGEELDAADVAASMVAAARAARTLTPARTRAARAHAARFTRAATLTPWERRLRALAASRGAQVGAASGSDAGTGADAGERLLHGEGARR
- a CDS encoding glycosyltransferase, whose amino-acid sequence is MPDHTADPHRTPTGRSGRRLAVVTPWYPSENNPFAGAFVQAATAAVAPRFAEVDVYHPEDWAGPARPLHAEVVRTALERLVGRPGRAPVGIEPVPLPEGRLTRVPVPVFPRRDYAAWGLAHERALRSVLPTGRVEAEVVHAHVGVYGGWAATRLARPDARVVLTEHATFLRRVLRQPEARRMYEEVLERVEVLMCVGGYLRGQLAGYFPRHAHKFRIVPNVVDFAALPPRPEPVRALDRWLFVGRLIEQKGVPVLLEAFALAARENPRATLTLVGSGRLEEALRARADELGLAGRVRFLGPVPPQEIAACLHAHDLLVHASRFETFGMTVVEAVATGTPVLVTRSYGPEETLAGLDGVAGRLVDVSDDPHVLLEGYRWLRAGLGRLDMARARAVLRDRYGAEAVADRLAAVYAGREPAPVPGVEAPGDDGAVGAAVPEAAGRTSVSGGVPGEGATAVPHRPAVQPSGPEGDSVPEGAGGEPMAGEPPEPPAGASGVAGGDSTRRAPGTPVTAPGAGAALSAPAAATDPADWSIPAVLARWAVPVGPVEPASPASPAAATASGATVSAGAVAPAAGVEAQAPARVVLLALNTQRARRIKNHAAYLVARGVAVDLVTVHADPWRELGLDPRVRIFTLREGEGRHPIPRGERLLAYRVPRKALALLRTRVDATPRGRRVELAAAVLEMAHTRVADAFHRKLFIRAYRVIRPYLLWRVARAHVLERLRAERADLVVVCDANAIPIGWHLARRHPELEVSLSLDRERFAARTVVDPGVDPSRFAAPVEPRPVEPRPGEDDARPGADARPGTDRRARPVPGRGSRGGVPGVAAADVTASEATASEVAASEVALAESAAADGTSRAARRPRGAGGAPSGPRPTGPHRDGGLADATPHTDS
- a CDS encoding glycosyltransferase yields the protein MPAAGTGGTSPGGPGAAGRVDVTVLSSGHHVADARLHRHCAALLRAGLRVEVLARGEVHDAPEGTVFRPLPGPTVTPGVLPALAVRGVRALSLPLLARGRVVLTLDPDLVPAARLRRALACGAGRRLVVDVHEDYAALLDDRPWATGAAGRLARWWARAATALSREADLTVVADDHVPPRTAARRLVVRNLPDWALLPAPPAEAPPPGPPRALYVGDVRASRGLFTMLRALERAPGWRLDVVGPVSAADEEELRRWTARSPAASRVCLHGRRPPRESWRLAERAWVGLSLLGDTPAFGRAVPSKVYDYLACGLPVLTTPLPRAAEVVTRAGCGRVVGSAEQAARLLERWGGGGAGRAEYRALRAAAVGWARRQRGPWTPYDELAAAVLSLLDRGGPAR
- a CDS encoding acyltransferase, translating into MNTRVMAGADVDERAELGEGTTVWHLAQVREDARLGRRCTVGRGAYVGAGVRIGDDVKLQNHALVYEPARLADGVFVGPAAVLTNDQYPRAVDPDGRLKQADDWEAVGVTVETGASIGARAVCVAPLRVGAWAMVAAGAVVVHDVPDFALVAGVPARRIGWVGRAGRRLKPDGEGRWVCPVTGARYVERPATAGTVPTGISGATGISGPTGTAAEEPRLVEVQS